ATTTTTAAAATGTTTAAGCCACATTTTTGCTATAATTTACATGGACAACGTACTATTTTTAGTGCTGGAAAAACAAATAAACCTGCAACGGTGTCGTTTTTGGCACCTGCTCAAGATAAAGACTGTACTATAACGCCAAATAGAAAGATAGCTATGGAAGTTATTGGTGTTATGAATAAGGTTTTGCAAGAGGTTATTCCAAATCAAGTTGGGGTTTATGATGATGCCTTTAATTTAAACTGTGTAGGGGACACGTTTCAAAGTGAAAACGTTCCAACGATACTATTTGAAGCTGGACATTATCCTAATGACTATGGTAGGGAAGAGACTAGAGCTTTTATTTTTATGTCTTATATGGCTTCGTTAGATTATATCTCAAAAAATGATGTTTCGGGAGCTAATTATGAGCCTTATTTAAAGATCCCTGAAAACGAAAAGTGTTTTTTAGATATTATCATAAAACACGCTAAAATAGCGAGTCATGATAGTGAAGTTATAACAGATATTGGCATTTTATATCAAGAAAAATTAATTGACGGAAAAATTAATTTCATTCCAAAAGTGGAGTATATAGAAAACTTAGATGCTTATTTTGGACATAAAGTAATTCAGGCTAATAAGTTAGAGGTTTTTAATCCGGATGGTAAATTATTGAAAGTTGATAGCGAAAACGTTTTCGTAATGATAGATAATGAAAAAATCTCATTATTACCGAAATAAAGTGTATGGATTATGCGTAATTATTAGTAAAAATGTATTAATTTTGCTTAATATTTAAGAATAATTAATTATGGGGAAAATTAAATTAGACGAGATTG
This genomic window from Mariniflexile sp. TRM1-10 contains:
- a CDS encoding M14 family metallopeptidase; protein product: MMKTTHIKSLFLKYKESGLKHRYITNNHIAPLLEKMAHKLHVETLGRSVLNNPIFGIKIGNGNKRILMWSQMHGNESTTTKALFDLLNTLLSDDLSVNHILNSCTLYIIPILSPDGAQAYTRVNANQVDLNRDAQDLTQPESRVLREIFKMFKPHFCYNLHGQRTIFSAGKTNKPATVSFLAPAQDKDCTITPNRKIAMEVIGVMNKVLQEVIPNQVGVYDDAFNLNCVGDTFQSENVPTILFEAGHYPNDYGREETRAFIFMSYMASLDYISKNDVSGANYEPYLKIPENEKCFLDIIIKHAKIASHDSEVITDIGILYQEKLIDGKINFIPKVEYIENLDAYFGHKVIQANKLEVFNPDGKLLKVDSENVFVMIDNEKISLLPK